The stretch of DNA ACAAACTCAAAATCGCGGGTATTAGCGATTATACAGGTGAGGAAGTCGAAATTGAAATTCGTCTTGCCCGGGGTGTGCATACCAAGGATACGGTGGATGCGCTTTACGCTTTTACCGACTGCGAGCAATCGATCAGTGTCAGTGCTCTCGTTATCAAGGACAATCGCCCCCATATCGCCACGGTGAGCGATATTCTCAAACACAATGCCGACCGATTGGTCGATATTCTCACGGCAGAGCTTAAAATTGAGCAGCGTCAGGTGCGGGACAGGTTGCACGCCAAAACCCTCGAACAAATTTTTATCGAGAATCGCGTTTACAAGGCAATTGAGGATGTCGCCGATTCCAGTGCGATCCACGAGGCGATACGCACGGGTCTCGAGCCTTTTTTCATTTCAATCAGACGCAAGGTCACATCAGAAGACCTCGATACACTTTTGCAAATTCCCATTCGGCGCATTTCGCTGTACGATATCACCAGAGCGAAAAGAGAGATGCGCGAGATGCGCGCGAGGCTCAGAGAGATCAAGACCAATCTCGACAATATCACGGGCTTTACCATTGATTTTCTGGAATATCTGATTGATGAATACAAAGACAAGTACCCCCGACGTACTGAGGTCACTTCTTTTGATCAGGTGGATGCACGCGAAGTGGCACAGCGCAATCTCAAGTTGCGCTATGATAAGAAGACGGGTTATCTCGGTTATGATGTCAATGGTAGCACGCTTATGGATGTGTCGCAATACGACCGCGTGCTCGTGATTCGAAAAAATGGCACTTATTCTCTGCACGAAGCACCCGATCGACTCTTTGTGGATAAGGGTATGCTATTTTGCGATTTTGTCGATTCCGAACGGGTGTACACGGTTGTTTACCGGGATAAGAAGACCAATTATCCCTGTATTAAACGCTGTAAGCTCGACACATTTATCCTGAATAGGGGGTATGAACTCGTGCCTTCGGGATGCCGATTGCTCAAGCTCACAATCGACCGCGATGTCGAGGCTCACGTATCCTATAAACCCAAACCCCGCGTGCGTATTCTCAATGAAGAATTTGCGATCGAAGACTATGCGGTTCGCGGCAAGACCGCCAAAGGCATGCGCCTATCAGCGCGCGAGGTTAAAAGCGCCAAATTTGTAAAGCCTAAAGTTTGAAAAGTGGGAGAACCTCAATGAGCAGTGCTGTTTCTATTGATTTGCGCGAAGTTCGAAAGCAGGATTTGAATCACGTATGGCATCCTTTGATGCAATATGAGGGTAAGAGCGAAAATGATTTGCTCGTTATTGTGTCGGCGGATGGGTGTGAGATCACGGATTCGGATGGGAAAACGTATCTCGATGCGTATGGCGGGATATGGAATGTCAATGTGGGGTATGGTCGGGATGAGATTGTCGAAGCTGTGTATGAACAGATGAAAACACTCCCGTTCTATCCCATGACGCAGATCAATGTGCCCGCGGCGCAACTCGCTGGTCGGTTGGCGGAATTGTCACCGGGCGATCTCAACCATTTCTTTTTTGTGAATAGCGGTTCAGAGGCTAATGAAACCGCTATTAAAGTTGCGCGACAATACGGCCGGGCGACGCATCCGGGCGAGAGTCGTTTTAAAATTATCTGCCGGTATAAGGGCTATCACGGCTTTACGATGGGGGCTATGTCTGCGACCGGTCAGGTGAGGCGACGCGCGCCGTTTGAGCCCCTGGCGCCGGGATTTATCCACGTTGAATTGCCCACTGCCGATGCCCACGGAGCGGATGAGATCGCGCGGGTTATCGAACGCGAGGGTCCTGATACGGTCGC from Gemmatimonadota bacterium encodes:
- a CDS encoding DNA topoisomerase IV subunit A, with amino-acid sequence MAYIDKLFDQYFLEHASYVVKDRAIPDIDDGLKPVQRRILHALKEQDDGKFHKVANVVGQTMKYHPHGDQSIYGSLVHLANKDMFIDKQGNFGNIYTGDEASAARYIECRLTPLAKDVLFNPEITEYIESYDGRNNEPVVFPAKIPVLLAQGTEGIAPGMTTRVLSHNLIELLQGQIAYLQGEDFQVFPDFATGGFVDVTEYADGNGKVLVRAKLDTKNSKRIVVRELPFGATSESLIASIEGAARKNKLKIAGISDYTGEEVEIEIRLARGVHTKDTVDALYAFTDCEQSISVSALVIKDNRPHIATVSDILKHNADRLVDILTAELKIEQRQVRDRLHAKTLEQIFIENRVYKAIEDVADSSAIHEAIRTGLEPFFISIRRKVTSEDLDTLLQIPIRRISLYDITRAKREMREMRARLREIKTNLDNITGFTIDFLEYLIDEYKDKYPRRTEVTSFDQVDAREVAQRNLKLRYDKKTGYLGYDVNGSTLMDVSQYDRVLVIRKNGTYSLHEAPDRLFVDKGMLFCDFVDSERVYTVVYRDKKTNYPCIKRCKLDTFILNRGYELVPSGCRLLKLTIDRDVEAHVSYKPKPRVRILNEEFAIEDYAVRGKTAKGMRLSAREVKSAKFVKPKV